One Gloeobacter morelensis MG652769 DNA window includes the following coding sequences:
- a CDS encoding efflux RND transporter permease subunit: protein MTTAYQPETAGAPQVQPKGFLAQWIYWALKQRLLALLVLLVIVGVGINSVMRLPLDGLPDISNVQVQVITEAPALGPQEIEQLITFPVEIALTGMPRLTQMRSISKYGLSQITVVFEDGTDIYFARQLVNERLKDAEGLLPAGSERPVLGPVSTGLGEIYIFELKGDGRYTPMELRTIMNWTVIPRLKSVRGVAEINPMGGFVKQYQVKLDPERMLGYSITPQMVFSALETNNANSGGGYSTDGSGEQTIIRGEGLVTSTSDISNVIVDRSHGTPVYLRDVAEVEIGNQLRQGVITRNGTDGTVVATVLMRAGQNANGVIKDVKARVAELQKELPEGVQIVPHYDRTQLITAAIKTVAVNLIEGALLVTAILLIMLGNIPGSLITALIIPLSMLLAITGMVIGGVSGNLMSLGAIDFGLLVDGAVFMVENIILRLSEQRPETPKERMAVIGAASAEVAKPVAFAITIVTVVYIPIFGLSGVEGKLFQPMAFTVILALVASLVLTLSLVPLACYFAFSKKLPEERETLVIQWLRPGYEKGVTWLMGKWLPVSAVCTAIFVASLTLVPLLGSEFVPNLSEGSMVINMRRPPAASLDEGARQTKIIEKAVKEFPEVVAAVSFTGHPELATDTNKSENSDVLVILKPQKEWKTAKTQPELVKKIEKRLTGIVPGVTVAYTQPIQQRVNELLSGDRLDIALRIYGPEITELDRLANQAAGVIKKVQGAADVRAETVRGLPVFNIKVDRQRLAQYGINVREVLDTIEATRAGKVVGTIYEGRQRFSLAVKFDEDAVRDLEDTRRLPVSTEDGRIVPLGAVVDITTSDGIAQISHREGERVITVGMNVRDRDLGSFVAAAQQAVESQISAPKGYRLVWGGQFENYQSALSRLQILVPLALALIFLLLYSSFGNLRPGILIFLNVPFSLVGGLVALYLRGMPLSVSAGVGFITLFGVAVLNGIVLVSTIRTMQEAEGLSAEKAALKGAKERLRPILSAALLASIGFIPMATATSAGAEVQQPLASVVIGGLITCTFFTLFALPVLYPVICGGSSPGGSARKNPSPWERLQKLFGQYSAAPKPLPGIEPARVEPPPA, encoded by the coding sequence ATGACGACAGCCTACCAGCCCGAAACCGCTGGAGCTCCCCAGGTTCAGCCTAAAGGTTTTCTGGCTCAGTGGATCTACTGGGCGCTCAAGCAGCGGCTGTTGGCGCTGCTGGTGCTGCTGGTGATCGTCGGTGTCGGGATCAACTCGGTGATGCGCTTGCCCCTGGACGGCCTGCCGGATATTTCCAACGTCCAGGTGCAGGTGATTACCGAAGCGCCTGCCCTGGGTCCCCAGGAGATCGAGCAACTCATCACCTTTCCGGTGGAGATTGCTCTGACCGGCATGCCCCGTCTCACCCAGATGCGCTCGATCTCCAAGTACGGCCTCTCGCAGATCACGGTCGTCTTCGAGGACGGCACTGATATTTATTTTGCCCGCCAACTGGTGAACGAACGGCTCAAAGATGCCGAGGGCCTCCTGCCCGCCGGGTCCGAAAGGCCCGTCCTCGGTCCGGTGAGCACCGGCCTTGGGGAGATCTATATCTTCGAACTCAAGGGCGACGGCCGTTACACGCCCATGGAGTTGCGCACGATCATGAACTGGACGGTGATCCCCCGCCTCAAATCGGTCCGAGGCGTGGCGGAAATCAACCCGATGGGCGGTTTTGTCAAGCAGTACCAGGTCAAACTCGACCCGGAGCGGATGCTGGGCTACAGCATTACGCCCCAGATGGTCTTTTCGGCGCTTGAGACCAACAACGCCAACTCCGGCGGCGGCTACTCGACGGACGGCAGCGGCGAGCAGACGATTATCCGCGGCGAGGGTCTGGTGACCAGCACCAGCGATATCAGCAACGTGATCGTCGATCGCAGCCACGGCACGCCGGTCTATCTGCGCGATGTGGCGGAAGTCGAAATCGGCAACCAGCTCAGGCAAGGCGTAATCACCCGCAACGGCACCGACGGCACGGTGGTGGCCACGGTGCTGATGCGCGCCGGCCAGAACGCCAACGGCGTGATCAAAGACGTCAAAGCCCGCGTCGCCGAACTGCAAAAGGAGCTGCCCGAAGGGGTCCAAATCGTCCCCCACTACGACCGCACCCAGCTCATCACCGCCGCCATCAAGACCGTCGCCGTCAACTTGATCGAAGGCGCTTTGCTGGTGACGGCGATTTTGCTCATCATGCTGGGCAACATTCCGGGATCGCTCATCACCGCCCTCATCATTCCGCTCTCGATGCTGCTGGCGATTACCGGCATGGTGATCGGCGGGGTGAGCGGCAACTTGATGAGCCTGGGGGCCATCGACTTTGGACTTCTAGTCGATGGGGCGGTCTTCATGGTCGAAAACATCATCCTCAGGCTCTCCGAGCAGCGGCCTGAGACCCCCAAAGAGCGCATGGCAGTAATCGGAGCGGCCTCGGCGGAGGTGGCCAAGCCGGTGGCTTTTGCGATCACGATCGTCACGGTGGTCTATATTCCGATCTTTGGTCTTTCGGGAGTCGAGGGCAAACTCTTCCAGCCGATGGCCTTCACGGTGATCTTGGCCCTGGTGGCCTCGCTGGTGCTGACGCTGTCGCTGGTACCGCTGGCTTGCTACTTCGCGTTTTCCAAAAAGCTGCCTGAGGAGCGCGAGACGCTGGTCATCCAGTGGCTGCGCCCGGGCTACGAAAAGGGTGTCACCTGGCTGATGGGCAAGTGGCTGCCGGTCTCGGCCGTCTGCACGGCCATCTTTGTCGCCTCGCTGACGCTGGTGCCGCTGTTGGGTTCGGAGTTCGTCCCCAACCTCTCGGAGGGGTCGATGGTGATCAACATGCGCCGACCGCCGGCCGCCTCCCTGGATGAAGGTGCCCGCCAGACCAAAATTATCGAGAAGGCAGTTAAGGAGTTTCCCGAGGTGGTGGCCGCCGTCTCCTTCACCGGCCACCCGGAACTGGCCACCGACACCAACAAATCCGAAAACTCCGACGTTCTGGTCATCCTCAAACCCCAAAAGGAGTGGAAGACCGCCAAGACCCAGCCCGAGCTGGTCAAGAAGATTGAAAAGCGGCTCACCGGCATCGTGCCGGGGGTGACCGTCGCCTACACCCAGCCCATCCAGCAGCGCGTCAACGAACTGCTCTCCGGCGACCGCCTCGACATTGCGCTTCGCATCTATGGACCGGAAATCACCGAACTCGATCGCCTGGCAAACCAGGCCGCCGGGGTGATCAAAAAGGTGCAGGGGGCGGCGGACGTGCGCGCCGAGACCGTGCGCGGCCTGCCGGTCTTCAACATCAAAGTCGATCGCCAGAGGCTCGCCCAGTACGGCATCAACGTGCGCGAGGTGCTCGACACCATCGAAGCGACCCGCGCCGGCAAGGTGGTGGGCACGATCTACGAAGGGCGCCAGCGCTTCAGTCTGGCGGTCAAGTTCGACGAGGACGCCGTGCGCGATCTGGAGGACACCCGGCGCCTGCCGGTCTCCACCGAGGACGGCCGCATCGTGCCGTTGGGAGCGGTGGTCGATATCACCACCAGCGACGGTATCGCCCAGATTTCGCACCGCGAGGGCGAGCGGGTGATCACCGTCGGCATGAACGTGCGCGACCGCGATCTGGGATCTTTCGTCGCCGCCGCCCAGCAGGCGGTCGAATCGCAAATCAGCGCCCCCAAGGGCTACCGGTTGGTCTGGGGCGGTCAGTTCGAAAATTACCAATCGGCCCTCTCGCGGTTGCAGATTCTCGTGCCCCTGGCGCTGGCCTTGATCTTTTTGCTGCTCTATAGCTCCTTCGGCAATCTGCGGCCGGGCATCTTGATTTTCCTGAATGTGCCCTTCTCGCTGGTGGGCGGTCTGGTGGCGCTTTACCTCAGGGGCATGCCGCTGTCGGTCTCGGCGGGGGTAGGCTTTATTACGCTTTTTGGCGTCGCGGTGCTCAACGGCATCGTGCTGGTCTCCACCATCCGCACCATGCAGGAGGCCGAGGGTCTGTCTGCTGAAAAGGCGGCCCTCAAAGGCGCCAAAGAGCGCCTGCGTCCGATTCTCTCGGCGGCTTTGCTCGCGTCGATCGGTTTTATTCCGATGGCCACCGCCACCAGCGCCGGGGCCGAGGTGCAGCAGCCGCTCGCCTCCGTCGTCATCGGCGGTCTGATCACCTGCACGTTCTTTACGCTGTTTGCCCTACCGGTGCTCTACCCGGTGATCTGCGGCGGTTCTTCTCCGGGCGGCAGCGCCCGCAAGAATCCCTCGCCGTGGGAGCGCCTGCAGAAGTTGTTCGGGCAGTACAGCGCCGCCCCGAAGCCGCTCCCCGGGATCGAGCCTGCCCGGGTGGAACCGCCTCCGGCTTGA
- a CDS encoding cytochrome c biogenesis CcdA family protein, whose protein sequence is MGAVPLGLAFAGGLLTVLSPCILPVLPILVGRSLRSHRFGPLALVIGLVGGFALAGSLLGVTAEWLAGLASFLRTAAIALLLVLGLAALLPEWSHRLWARLGGFQPLEPRRDGLWGELLVGSQLGLIWTPCAGPVLGSILTLAAVGGQPAGAFGLLLVYGLGAAVPMLVFAYGGRYLSAQLLGLRAQGELLQRIGGAAVAATALAMLLGWDVTVQMWLAPLLPTPTL, encoded by the coding sequence ATGGGTGCTGTACCGTTGGGTCTGGCGTTTGCCGGTGGCTTGCTGACCGTGCTCTCACCGTGTATTCTGCCGGTGTTGCCGATTCTGGTGGGCCGCTCGCTGCGCTCGCACCGCTTCGGGCCGCTGGCGCTGGTGATTGGGCTGGTGGGCGGTTTTGCCCTGGCGGGCAGTTTGTTGGGCGTCACCGCCGAGTGGTTGGCGGGGCTGGCAAGTTTCCTGCGCACCGCCGCCATCGCGCTGTTGCTCGTGCTGGGACTTGCAGCCCTCTTGCCGGAGTGGAGCCACCGGCTGTGGGCTCGCCTGGGGGGATTTCAGCCCCTGGAACCCAGGCGGGACGGCTTGTGGGGGGAATTGCTGGTAGGCAGCCAGCTTGGCTTGATCTGGACTCCCTGCGCCGGACCGGTGCTCGGTTCGATCTTGACCCTGGCGGCGGTGGGGGGACAACCGGCGGGAGCTTTCGGCCTGCTGCTGGTCTACGGCTTGGGAGCGGCGGTACCGATGCTGGTCTTCGCCTACGGCGGCCGTTACCTGAGCGCTCAGCTACTGGGGTTGCGCGCCCAAGGCGAGCTGTTGCAGCGGATCGGGGGAGCGGCGGTGGCTGCGACGGCTCTGGCGATGCTGTTGGGCTGGGATGTGACTGTGCAAATGTGGCTTGCTCCCCTGCTGCCAACGCCGACACTGTAA
- a CDS encoding redoxin family protein: MKNAPTSRRALLGFLGAGAAASMRLWGDSTPVRAMETGSAPPLPLRGPLPEFAGITRWLNTPKPLTVADLKGNVVLVHIWTFACINCQRTLPYVVRWHETYAARGLRVVGVHTPEFAYERDIENIRRAMEQHRITYANAVDNRFATWKAYNNEYWPHLFLADRQGRLRYDHIGEGAYEATEQAIRTLLDA, from the coding sequence ATGAAAAACGCACCGACCAGCCGCCGCGCCCTGCTGGGGTTCTTGGGAGCCGGAGCCGCCGCGAGTATGCGGCTGTGGGGTGATTCGACCCCTGTTCGGGCGATGGAGACCGGCTCCGCTCCGCCCTTACCCCTGCGCGGGCCACTGCCCGAATTTGCAGGTATCACCCGGTGGTTGAACACGCCCAAACCGCTCACAGTCGCGGATCTAAAAGGTAATGTCGTTCTGGTGCACATCTGGACTTTTGCCTGCATCAACTGCCAGCGCACCCTGCCCTACGTCGTGCGCTGGCACGAAACCTACGCTGCGCGGGGGCTGCGGGTTGTGGGCGTCCATACGCCCGAATTTGCCTACGAGCGCGATATCGAGAATATCCGGCGGGCGATGGAGCAGCACCGCATCACCTATGCGAACGCCGTAGACAACCGCTTTGCCACCTGGAAAGCTTACAACAACGAGTACTGGCCGCACCTGTTCCTGGCCGATCGCCAGGGCCGCTTGCGCTACGACCACATCGGCGAGGGAGCCTACGAGGCTACCGAGCAGGCGATCCGCACGCTGCTTGACGCCTAG
- a CDS encoding glucose 1-dehydrogenase: MKAIAVIPGQPDSMHLAELPKPHVEDIPGGRGVLVRVLRVGVDGTDKEINAAEYGVAPPGCDFLVTGHESFGIVEAVGSNVHALAPGDFVVATVRRPGNSLYDKIGLYDMTLDDTYYERGINLRHGYLTEYYVDEPEYIVKVPQGLKQVGVLLEPASVIEKGIHQAYEIQRRLRIWQPRRAAVLGAGTIGLLATLALRLRGLEVCTFARTRPPYLNSELIASIGGCYHSSQDVSLMDASRDHGPFDLIFEATGYAPLVFEAMGLLGKNGVLVLSSVTGGGRSIEIPADKINLGFVLGNKVVVGTVNANREYFEMGVKDFSQAELQWPGWLAKLLTHPVRGLENYAELLSTLTEAKGAIKVFCEVAPVP; the protein is encoded by the coding sequence ATGAAAGCAATCGCTGTAATTCCCGGCCAACCCGACAGCATGCACCTGGCCGAATTGCCCAAGCCCCATGTCGAGGACATCCCCGGTGGCCGGGGGGTGCTCGTGCGGGTGCTGCGCGTCGGCGTCGACGGCACCGATAAGGAGATCAACGCCGCCGAGTACGGCGTCGCCCCGCCCGGATGCGATTTTCTGGTGACCGGTCATGAGAGCTTCGGCATCGTCGAAGCGGTCGGGTCGAACGTGCATGCACTGGCCCCCGGCGACTTCGTCGTCGCTACCGTCCGCCGCCCCGGAAACAGCCTCTACGACAAAATCGGCCTCTATGATATGACCCTCGACGACACGTACTACGAGCGGGGGATCAACCTGCGCCACGGCTATCTCACCGAGTACTACGTCGATGAGCCCGAGTACATCGTCAAAGTGCCCCAGGGCCTGAAGCAAGTCGGGGTGCTCCTCGAACCGGCGAGCGTCATCGAAAAGGGCATCCACCAGGCCTACGAAATCCAGCGGCGACTGAGGATCTGGCAGCCCCGACGCGCGGCGGTGCTGGGGGCGGGCACGATCGGACTGCTGGCCACCCTCGCGCTGCGCCTCAGGGGCCTCGAAGTCTGTACTTTCGCGCGCACCCGCCCGCCCTACCTGAATTCCGAACTGATCGCATCGATTGGCGGCTGCTATCACAGCAGCCAGGACGTGAGTTTGATGGACGCCTCGCGCGATCACGGTCCTTTCGATCTCATCTTCGAGGCCACCGGCTACGCCCCCCTGGTCTTTGAGGCGATGGGACTATTGGGCAAAAATGGGGTGCTGGTGCTCTCCAGCGTCACCGGCGGCGGGCGCAGCATCGAAATTCCTGCCGACAAGATCAACCTGGGCTTTGTGCTGGGCAACAAGGTCGTGGTGGGCACCGTCAACGCCAACCGCGAGTACTTCGAGATGGGCGTCAAAGATTTTTCCCAGGCCGAGCTGCAGTGGCCCGGCTGGCTTGCGAAGCTGCTCACCCACCCGGTCCGGGGGCTGGAAAATTACGCCGAACTGCTCAGCACCCTCACCGAAGCCAAAGGCGCCATCAAAGTCTTCTGCGAGGTGGCACCCGTACCGTAG